From a single Aerosakkonema funiforme FACHB-1375 genomic region:
- a CDS encoding NAD(P)H-dependent glycerol-3-phosphate dehydrogenase, producing the protein METNQETDNPKSIAILGSGAWGTTLAMLAEANGHNVRLWSRQNSQSLQDAIASADIVLSAVSMKGVRPIVQQLSSLVISPQTIFVTATKGLDSSTTCTPSQIWQAAFPSHPVVILAGPNLSKEIQAELPAATVVASKQADAAVVVQAVFNSSRFRVYTNNDPLGVELGGTLKNVMAIAAGACDGLQLGTNAKAALLTRGLAEIIRIGDSWGANTDTFYGLSGLGDLLATCNSALSRNYQVGYKLAQGEKLPAILASLEGTAEGVNTTEVLVQLAEQQGIYVPISYQVYRLLKGEVTPQAAVEALMLRDVKPENNPANN; encoded by the coding sequence GTGCTTGGGGTACAACTTTGGCGATGTTGGCAGAAGCAAACGGTCATAACGTCCGTTTGTGGTCTCGTCAAAATTCTCAAAGCTTGCAGGATGCGATCGCATCTGCCGATATTGTACTATCGGCAGTCTCGATGAAGGGTGTCCGACCGATCGTACAGCAACTCAGCAGCTTAGTTATTTCCCCACAAACAATTTTTGTCACCGCCACTAAAGGTCTAGATTCCTCTACTACCTGCACCCCTTCCCAGATTTGGCAAGCCGCATTTCCATCTCATCCAGTTGTCATTCTAGCAGGGCCAAACTTATCTAAAGAAATTCAAGCGGAATTGCCAGCAGCGACAGTTGTCGCCAGCAAACAAGCGGACGCAGCCGTGGTAGTGCAGGCGGTGTTTAACTCCAGTCGATTTCGCGTTTACACAAATAACGATCCGTTGGGTGTAGAGTTAGGTGGTACACTAAAAAATGTGATGGCGATCGCCGCCGGTGCGTGCGATGGTTTGCAACTGGGAACAAATGCCAAAGCAGCACTTTTGACCCGTGGGTTAGCTGAAATCATCCGGATCGGCGATTCTTGGGGTGCTAATACCGACACATTTTATGGCTTATCAGGGTTAGGCGATTTACTCGCCACTTGCAACAGCGCCCTCAGTCGCAACTACCAAGTTGGATACAAACTCGCCCAAGGCGAAAAACTCCCAGCAATTTTAGCTTCCTTGGAGGGAACTGCCGAGGGTGTAAATACAACCGAAGTGCTGGTACAGCTGGCCGAGCAGCAGGGTATTTACGTACCCATTTCTTATCAGGTGTATCGCTTGCTCAAGGGAGAAGTCACTCCTCAAGCCGCTGTGGAAGCACTGATGCTGCGAGATGTCAAGCCGGAGAACAATCCAGCGAATAACTAA